The genomic DNA TAATATGTTTATTCGTCTGTAGCAAACCCTTCATTGAGATTATGGGAAAGGATAGGCCGGAGAAGACAGTCAATAGTTAAGAATTTTAGGGGCATGCTCCACTTTTTTTAGAATATAATCTTAGAAAACGCCCGTAATACAATTGAGAGGAGCAAACCATATGCCTGAAGAGGAAAAACATTTAGACACGCTTTTGACGGAAAATAGAACATTCACTCCATCGGAAGCATTCAAGGCACGAGCCAACGTCAACGACCCAAATATTTATGAGCGTGCGGCAGCTGATCCAGAGGCTTATTGGGCTGAAGAGGCGAAGAACATTACATGGTTCAGGCCATACAATAAGATTCTTAAGTGGGATCCGCCCCATGCTGAGTGGTTCGTCGGTGGTAAATTAAACGCAGCATACAACTGTGTTGATCGGCATCGCGAAGGGTCAAGAAAAAATAAAGCTGCCCTAATTTGGGAAGGTGAACCTGGGGACAGTCAAGTATTGACTTATGACATGCTCGGGCGGGAAGTCGATAAAGCAGCCCACATGTTAAGCAATCTCGGCGTGAAAAAAGGCGACCGGGTTGCGGTTTATTTACCAATGATTCCTGAACTGCCTATTTCCTTATTAGCATGCGCTAAACTTGGAGCCATTCACACAGTTGTTTTTGGCGGCTTTTCTTCCAAATCGCTACAGGAACGCATTGTTGACGCTGATGCCAAACTGGTGATTACGGCAGATGCGGGATGGAGAGGCGGTAAGCCGCTGCCGCTTAAAGCAAACGCGGATGAGGCAGTAGCGGGAACCTCGGTTGAACATGTTTTAGTTGTTGATCGTGTTGGCGAACAGGCTAAAGCTGAGAAGAATCCGGATCGTGATGTTAGCTGGCATGAATTAATAGCGAAACAACCCTCTACACCGTTCCCTGCAGAAGAAATGGATACGGAAGACGTGTTATATCTTCTATATACATCGGGAACAACGGGCAAACCCAAAGGTGTGACTCATACCACAGGCGGCTATATGGTCGGTGTGAACAATTCGATGCGAACGGTGTTTGACCTCAAAGATGAAGATGTTTTTTTCTGTACGGCTGATATTGGCTGGGTCACCGGCCATACCTATATTGTCTACGGTCCGCTCTCAGCAGGTGCAACCACCGTGATGTATGAAGGTGCACCCAATTACCCTGACCGTGACCGTTTTTGGGACATTGTTGAAAAATATGGCGTGACAACATTTTATACAGCACCAACCTCGATTCGGACATTTATGAAATGGGGCCCTGAATATGTCGAAAAACACAATCTTGATAGTTTGAGGTTACTAGGAACCGTCGGAGAACCGATTAATCCTGAAGCATGGATGTGGTTTCACAAGTACATTGGCAAAGAAAAGGCACCCATTGTCGATACGTGGTGGCAAACGGAAACCGGCTGTGCCATGATTGCCCCCTTACCAGGAATAACGGCAACTAAGCCGGGGTCGGCAACAAAACCGGTTCCGGGAATTAGTGTCGATGTTGTTGATCATGACGGCCATTCGGTTGAACCGGGTAATGGCGGCTCTCTTGTGATCACAAAACCATGGCCATCGATGCTTCGAACCATTTGGGGAGATGATGAACGATTCCGTAACACTTATTTTGGCGACTTCCCTGGTATCTATTTACCAGGAGATGGTGCACATAAGGACGAGGATAACTACGTTTGGATTCTTGGTCGCATGGATGATGTCATTAACGTCTCCGGACACCGTATTGGTACGGCCGAAGTGGAAAGTGCGTTGGTCAGTCATTCTTCCGTCGCAGAATCAGCAGTGATTGGCCGCTCACATGAAGTTAAGGGTCAGGCGATTACTGCTTTTGTCACATTAAAAGAAGGCGTAACTTCAGGGGACGAAATTATAAAAGAACTTAAACAGGTTGTTGTTAATCAGATTGGTGCCATTGCACGACCGGAGGAGCTAGTATTAACCAACGAACTTCCGAAAACGCGGAGTGCAAAAATTATGCGCCGACTCTTGCGGGATATCGCAGAAGGTCGTGACATCGGCAATACGACAACACTCGCTGATCCCAGTGTGGTTGAGTCCCTCCAAGCAGCTTTTAAAAGGTAATAACCTGTCCCTGAGTAAAAATCACTTTTAAACTTAAAAAAAGTTATGGCGAAAGACTGTTATCGGTCAAAAGATCGGTAACAGTCTTTTTTTGCAATATAATCCATGCAAATGGTCAATATTAGAGGATAGGACAATTGTTAAAGGAGGTTAGGCGATGTTTCGGAAAAAAGCCGGCGAAGCCATGATGGATCTGTTGATCGATTGGGGCGTCGATCATATCTACGGCATGCCAGGGGATTCTATTAACTCCATTTTCGAGCCGCTTAGGAAAGTGCAGGATGACATCAAATTTGTGCAGGTTAGACACGAAGAAGCTGGAGCGCTTTCTGCTGCAGCCTATGCAAAATTAACGGGGAAACTCGGTGTTTGTACAGGGATTGCTGGCCCTGGGGCCATTCATTTGTTAAACGGTTTATATGACGCCAAATTGGATCAAGTCCCTGTACTTGCGATTGCTGGTCAAGTAGAAACGGACTTGATAGGAACCGACTTCTTCCAAGAAGTTAATTTAGATCGACTGTTTGACGATGTTGCTGTGTATAACGAGCGGGTGATGTCAGCAGAACAACTGCCAACAGTTCTGAACCAGGCGATCCGCGAAGCTTATTCAAAAAAAGGTGTCGCCGTTTTGACGATTCCGGACGATATTCCGAAAATGGAAGTGGATAGTACGGCACGCCACACGGTGTCATTTAAGGTAGAATCCAATCCTCTTCCAGAAGAAAAAGATCTTGAACAAGCACAAGAATTATTAACTAAAGCGCAAAAGCCCGTGATTTTGGCAGGAAAGGGTTCGCGAGACGCAAAGGACACCCTGCTGAACTTTGCGGAAACGTTGGGAGCACCGGTTGTGCTATCACTCCCTGGAAAAGGGATTATACCGGATGAGCACCCCTATTGCTTAGGTGGATTAGGGCTCATAGGAACAAAACCTGCGTACCAAGCCATGAATGAGGCTGATACATTAGTGATGGTAGGCACATCGTTCCCGTTTGTCGAGTTCTTACCTGCTGATGCTCATACCATTCATATTGATGTTGATCCCACCGAAATCGGTAAGCGTTATCCGATTGATGTTGGGCTTGCGGGTGATGCTGAACGGACACTCAATTGGCTTAACACAAACCTTGAAAGGACAAGTGACCGATCATTTCTAGAACAATGCCAACAACATATGAACGCTTGGTGGAAGGAGATGGATCAGCAAGAAGCGGATGCATCAGTACCTATTAAACCCCAGCGGGTCATTCATGCCCTCCAACAAGTGGTTGATGAGGATGCCGTTTTATCGACGGATGTTGGGAATGTCACCGTTTGGATGGCGAGAAACTTTCGCATGACCCATCAGAAGTTTGTGATTTCGGGTTGGCTGGCCACGCTTGGCTGCGGTCTTCCGGGAGCACTGGCCGGAAAAATAGCCTATCCTGACAAGCAGGTATTTGCTATTTGCGGCGATGGTGGTTTTGGGATGACGATGAATGACTTTGTTACCGCCGTTAAATATCAATTTCCGATCATTGTCGTTGTCTTTAACAATGATAAGATCGCCATGATTAAGTATGAACAGGAATCGATGGGCAATGCTGAATTTGGTACGAATTTAAATAATCCAAATTTCGCTCGTTTTGCCGAAGCATGTGGCGGCATCGGCTTTCGCGTGGAACAACCAGAGGATTTGCTCCCGGCATTTAAAAGTGCGGTCGCGTCAAACAAGCCTTGTATTATTGATGTTGTGGTTGACGCTGAGGAAGCCCCTATGCCTGCCAAGATTACCTTTAGTCAAGCGGCCCGGTACGCCCAACATATGTTTAAAGAATTTATGGCAGAAGGGAAAATCGATTTACCGCCTCTATAACATTAATGCATGTTAATATAGACTTAAATCATAAAGATGACATCAAATAAGTAGGTGAAATGATGCCGGGTCTATTATTAGCAGATCGAGATCATACGGAACGAATGGGGATACGTTGGTTTATTCAATCCAATCGTATCCCATTTGAATCAATAGGAGAAGCAGGCAATATTGATGATACTCTGTCATATATTGAATCCTATCAACCTGACGTCGTGTGTTTGGAATTGGAAATGATTCCATCTAATCGAATGACCGACATCGTGTTAACGATTCGGCAATATGTACCGACCGTCATTTGTTTAACTGTGGAAGCCGTTTTTGAAAGAGCTGTACAGTCTATTGAATTACACACAATCTCCCTGCTTGTCAAGCCTCTATCACATGAACAATTAAAATTAACTTTGCAAAGAGCCGCCAAAAGCTCTATTAGTAAAATTCAAGAGGACAAAGGAACCCAACCATCCAGTACACATATATCTTATCCATCCTTGTTTATCAATCAGCCATTAAAACAGCAAGAATACAGTTTGATTTTATTACGTCCTGAAAAGACCGACCATGTATCGACATTATATCAATGGTTAGACCAATATCCCACGCCGTATCCGGTTACATACTTTGTTCTAAGAAAAGATGTTGCTTGTGTGCTGCGGGTTCCAAAACAAGATGAAACCATTATCCTGCAACAGGAAGGCCAACGCATGATCCAGCGATGGTCGAGTGAATATCCCAACCGCCGCCTGAATTTAGCCATTCATCCGGCTTCAGTTGAGTCAGCAAGTTTACATGCAATGTATTTGAAAACAATTAATCTATTTAAACTCAGTTTTTTCAAAGGTATGCAGCAGCTATTTTGGGTCAACCATGAAATGGATTTTGTCTCCATCGATCCTTTTTTGACACCTGAGGAGCAAAGGAAATGGATGACGTTTCTGGAAGAGGGAGATAAACAAGGCGTCAAGAACTGGCTGTATCAAAATTTTTCGGACTTTCAATCCCCTTATCCTGATCCCGAATTGATACGCGTCCGGTTTACTAGTATTTTGGCACAATTTCGGCGATTTATGAAAACGTATCATTTAGATAAACAGAAGGAAGTTGAGAGGCATTATCATGATATTTTCCAGACCATTTTGACAGCCCCTGTGATGTTCAGCATTATTCAGGAAATGATTCTATTTGTATTTGTATTAATGGATGGCGCCTCCAAACAAAAACAAGATGCAGCCACGGATGTGATTGAAAGAGGATTGCAATACATGGAAGCTCATTACCACCGACGTCATCTTGAACTTCGTGATGTAGCGGAACATGTTGGTATGAGTCCAAGTTATTACAGCCATCTGATCGTAAAGAAAACAGGACAATCCTTCCGTCAAATTCTAACCAACATTCGTTTGAAAAAGGCTTGCCGGTTGCTGACAGAAACAACGATGACTGTACGGGAGATTACGGATAAAGTGGGCTATGGTGATGCTAATTATTTTAGTCGAGTCTTTAAAAGAAATTTCGGTTTATCTCCTCGCCAATTTAGACAACACGAAAAAAGTAAGTAATATAAAGAAAAGTAAGGTTTTGACCTTGCTTTTTTTGTTGTTTTGTTTAATTGATTAAATATTTAGCTTTATTCAAATATAATACATCTATTTTTTTAAAGGTTTATAAATTAATATGATCATTGAAAGCGGATTCGAAATATAAGGAGGGAATACATTGAATGGTAAAAGGGTACGTTGGGGCGTTTTTTTGCCAATGGCTATTTTATTGATTGGAACAGTCCTTGTTGGGATTATTGCACCTACTAGTTTTTACAATTTACAAACAGTCATTGTGAATTTTGCTTTTAATAACTTTGGATGGTTATTTAGTTTAGTTGTCTTTGTATTAATATTTATTTGCCTGTTCTTAGGATTTTCAAAATTTGGTAATATTAGGGTTGGCGGTGATGATGCAGAACCTTTCATAAAGAAGTGGGAATGGTTTGCGATATCTCTTACAGGCGGGATCGGTACAGGTCTTTTATTCTGGGGAACGGCCGAACCCCTTACGCACTTTATGAATCCACCACAAGCACTAGGAATTGATGCAGGTTCAGAGGAGGCTGCAACTTTTTCGATGGCTGCAGTCATGATGCAATGGACACTTGCTCCTTATGCTCTTTACGTCATTTGTGGGATTTCAGTAGCTTATACACACTATAATCTAAAACTTCCCTACAGTGTAAGCTCTACACTTTACCCCATTTTGGGAAAAAGAGCCCTTGGATTAACCGGTACAATTGTTGACAATGTATGTATGTTTGCGATTGCGGGTGCTATGGCTGCGATACTGGGGGAAGGTGTATTGCAAATAAGTAGCGGAATTGGACATTATACATCAATCAATGACGGTCCGGTGTTGTGGGCTATTTTGATTCTTGCTATAACAGCTACATATATTATCTCTAGTTATACCGGCCTTCAAAAAGGGATTAAATTTCTTGCTGATAACAATGCAAAGATATTTATATTTTTATTGATTTTTGTGTTAATAATGGGGCCAACTGCCTTTATTTTCAATATTGGTACACAGGGGGCAGGAAGTTATTTAAGTAATATGGCAAAGTTACATTTATGGTTAAGTCCAATGGAAGGATCGAGTTGGTCGAAAGATTGGCCAATTTTTGAATGGGCACTCTGGGGTGCAAATGCTCCCCTTATTGGAATGTTTCTTGCGAGGTTGTCTTACGGTAGAACGCTAAGGCAATTTGTAACCTTTAATTTATTGCTTCCCGGTGGATTTGGTGCATTATGGTTTTGGGCCTTTGGTGGTTCTGCAATGTTTTTCGACTGGAAGAGTGGCGGCCAGCTTTGGAATATTATTAGCACTGAAGATGGAGGATTACAATTATCACTTTTTGCTTTTCTAGAAAAGTTTCCCCTTTCAACCATAATCGGTTGGGTGATACTTGTTGCCATTTACCTTTCTTTCACAACATTAGCCGATTCATTAACAACGACAATGTCTTCACTAACGACGACCGGGAACACGATCAAGAATCCAGAACCGCCGCCAAGAATTAAAATTTTTTGGGGATCGGTTATGGGATTAATGGCTTTACTAACAGTCACGTCTGGTACTGGTGGTGAAATCTCAGGTATCGATGCTGTTAAACAAATGGCGACGTTAGCTGGATTTCCAGTCCTTTTCCTGATAATTATGCAAATATTTTCTACTGTCAAATCAATTCTTAATCATGACAAGGTTGATCCTCCCAGTAAGACAACAGTAAACACTTATGTCAAAGGACAAAATACTGAGGTCGAATCTTCTACGACTAATTTATGATAAATATAATAGTTGTTCTAAATAACATTGTAACCGGAGTATCGGGGGTGCTTTCATGACAACAGATAGGAGAAGGATAACGATATCTGGAGGTGACCTAAGTATTGAAGATTTAATTTCGATAGCAAGATTTAATGTGTCCTTAAAACTATCGAATGACATAAAAGAAAAAATTAAACAGGCAAGAAGTTTAATAAAAAAATTTGTTAATGAGCAACGGGTTATTTATGGCATCACAACTGGTATTGGTGATAATAGCAAAATCAAAATTGATCGAGAAGAATCAAAAGAGTTACAAAAGAATCTACTTCGCAGTCACGCATGCGGGGTTGGTGAAGCTTTAGACAAGGAAATGACGAAATCTGTAATGGTAATGATGATAAAAAACTTATCGTTAGGTTATTCAGGCGTTAGATTGGAAACAGTGGAATCCTTAATTAAACTAGTCAACCACAATGTTATACCATTAGTTCCAAGAGAAGGGTCATTGGGGTATCTGAGCTATCAGGCACATATTAGTCTGGTCCTTATAGGGGAAGGTGAAGCTTATTATCAAGGGGAATTGTTGGAAGGAGAAACAGCTTTAAAGAGGGCTGGATTGAAACCTATAGATTTATACGAAAAAGAAGGATTGTCTTTAATTAATGGAACGGTTGATATGACAGCAATTGGAGCTATTGCAGTCTATGATGCTATTAATCTTCTTAAAACGGCTGATCTAGTGTCGATGGTAAGTTTTGAAGCATTAAGAGGAACTAATGATGCTTATGATGCAAGAATTAGTTGTGTGAAACCTCATCCAGGACAGAAAGCAACAATGACTAATTTGAATAACTTATTAAATGGTAGCGAAATAGCGGAGGAATTTAAAGGTCATAGAACTCAAGATGCTCTAAGTATTAGATCAATTCCTCAGGTTCACGGAGCATGTAAAGATGCGATAAATTACGCCAAACAAGTGATTGAAAGGGAAATGAATTCAGCTACGGATAATCCCCTGGTATTTGATAGTGAATCGGGTGGTGTTGCCATATCATCAGCCAACTGCCATGGTGAATCAATGGCTATGGCTTTGGACTTCTTGGCCATTTCTTTAACGGAAATAGCCAATATATCGGAGAGACGAGTCTTTAGACTTGTATCATCTCAGCACAGTGATCTGCCTCCATTTTTAGTTGAAAACGGAGGGGCTAATTCAGGATACATGATCCCCCAATACGTTGCAGCTTCATTGGTTTCCGATAATAAACGTTATTCTAATCCGTCTGTAGTGGATTCTATCCCAACCGCAGCAGGACAAGAGGATCATACCAGTATGGGTACATCATCTTCTTTGAAAGCGTTAAAAGTTATTGCTAATACGCAAAGAGTAATAGGGATAGAGTTAATGTGTGGGTGTCAAGGTATAGACTATTTGCGGCCTTTAAAATCGAGCCCAGGTATAGAAATTACTCATAATATTTTAAGAAGCTATATACCTAAGCTAAAGAAGGACAGGGTCATGTACAGTGATATTCAAAAGGTAGAAACACTAATAAAAACAGAAGAAATTCTAAAAGAAGTGGAAGATAGAGTAGGACAATTAATAACTTGAAGATGTTTTTAAATGCTTTTGTAAAGAGCAATATTAGCTATGGGAGGCAGTATCATGTCCAATGTAAAAGAAACAATCCGAGCACCGCGGGGGACTGAATTACACACAAAAGGCTGGATTCAGGAAGCCGCTTATCGCATGCTTATGAACAATCTTGATCCTGAAGTTGCTGAAAAACCGGGAGATCTCGTGGTATACGGTGGGATTGGCAAAGCAGCACGAAATTGGGAAAGTTATCACAAAATCGTTGAAACGCTTGAAATACTTGAAAACGATGAAACGATGCTCGTTCAGTCCGGAAAACCAGTGGCTGTTTTCAAGTCACATACGGATGCCCCGCGTGTTTTGCTAGCGAATTCGAATATCGTCCCGGCATGGGCCAACTGGGAAACCTTTCGTGAACTTGAGAAAAAAGGTCTAATGATGTTTGGACAAATGACAGCCGGAAGCTGGATTTACATCGGTTCACAGGGCATTTTACAAGGCACTTATGAAACGTTCGCGGAAGCCGCGCGCCAGTATACTAACGGATCGCTTAAAGGGACATTAACGGTGACAGCTGGTCTTGGCGGTATGGGTGGGGCTCAGCCGCTCGCTGTAACGATGAATGAAGGGGTTGTCATTGCGATTGAGTGTGATAAAGAACGCATTGAGCGTCGCATTGATACGAAGTATTGTGACGTCATGACAGAATCCTTGGGTGAAGCCCTTCGTATGGCAAAACAAGCGATGGTAGACGGAGAGGCGCTTTCCATCGGGCTGCTTGGCAATGCCTCTGAAGTTTTACCGGAAATGGTCCGTCGTGGAGAGGTGCCTGATTTTGTCACTGATCAAACGTCGGCGCACGATCCATTGAACGGTTATCTGCCAAAAGGCATGACACCTGAGGAAGGGGAAGTTCTCCGAAAGTCCAATCCAGATGACTATTTAAAACAAGCTAGAACAAGTATTGTCGATCATGTACAAGCGATGCTGGACTTGCAAAAGGCAGGCGCTGTAACGTTTGATTACGGCAATAATATTCGCCAAGAAGCCTATAATGAAGGCCTTGGAAACGCGTTTGATTTTCCAGGCTTTGTACCGGCGTTTATTCGCCCGCAGTTTTGCGAAGGGAAAGGCCCCTTCCGTTGGGCCGCGCTTTCGGGTGACCCAGAAGATATCCGAAAAATTGACGAGGCTATTTTAAAAGCTTTTGCTGATAATAAGCATTTGTGCAAGTGGATTAGAATGGCACAGGAAAAAGTAGCATTTCAGGGACTGCCGTCACGAATTTGTTGGCTTGGTTACGGGGAACGGGCCAAGTTCGGCAAAATCATCAATGATATGGTGGCTTCCGGAGATATCTCCGCTCCGATTGTCATTGGTCGAGATCACCTCGATTGCGGCTCGGTTGCGTCACCGAACCGTGAGACTGAAGGCATGAAAGACGGCAGCGACGCTGTTTCTGATTGGCCAATCTTAAATGCTCTCATTAACAGTGTGAATGGGGCTAGTTGGGTATCTGTACACCATGGTGGCGGCGTCGGTATGGGCTATTCCCAACACGCCGGTATGGTTATTGTAGCCGATGGGACAGAAGAAGCCGCCAAACGATTAGAACGCGTCCTAACATCCGATCCAGGCATGGGTATTGCACGCCATGTCGATGCTGGGTATGACCTTGCTGAAAAAACAGCTAAAGAAAAGCATGTTCGTATTCCAATGTTAGATCAATAAAATAAAGGAAGAGCGGTGAATCTCTTTCGCCGATTTTCCGTACTATTTTGATAGGGGTGAGGGAAACATTGGCACAAGCAGATATTCTTTTATATAATATCGAACAATTATTAACGATGGATAGAGATGATGGACCTGTTAAAGGAAAAGATATGAGTCAACTGGATGTCATTGCAGATGGTGCTATCGCTGTCAAGGACGGTCAAGTGCTGGCGGTTGGAACAACAACCGATTTGAATTATTTCCAGGCAAAAAAACGCATTGATTGTAAAGGTAAGCTCGTGACACCGGGTCTTGTTGAACCTCACACACACTTAGTATTCGGCGGTTCCCGTGAACATGAGATGGCATTAAAACAGCAGGGAGTTCCTTATCTTGATATTTTAAAACAGGGTGGCGGCATTCTGTCTACCGT from Tuberibacillus sp. Marseille-P3662 includes the following:
- the acs gene encoding acetate--CoA ligase gives rise to the protein MPEEEKHLDTLLTENRTFTPSEAFKARANVNDPNIYERAAADPEAYWAEEAKNITWFRPYNKILKWDPPHAEWFVGGKLNAAYNCVDRHREGSRKNKAALIWEGEPGDSQVLTYDMLGREVDKAAHMLSNLGVKKGDRVAVYLPMIPELPISLLACAKLGAIHTVVFGGFSSKSLQERIVDADAKLVITADAGWRGGKPLPLKANADEAVAGTSVEHVLVVDRVGEQAKAEKNPDRDVSWHELIAKQPSTPFPAEEMDTEDVLYLLYTSGTTGKPKGVTHTTGGYMVGVNNSMRTVFDLKDEDVFFCTADIGWVTGHTYIVYGPLSAGATTVMYEGAPNYPDRDRFWDIVEKYGVTTFYTAPTSIRTFMKWGPEYVEKHNLDSLRLLGTVGEPINPEAWMWFHKYIGKEKAPIVDTWWQTETGCAMIAPLPGITATKPGSATKPVPGISVDVVDHDGHSVEPGNGGSLVITKPWPSMLRTIWGDDERFRNTYFGDFPGIYLPGDGAHKDEDNYVWILGRMDDVINVSGHRIGTAEVESALVSHSSVAESAVIGRSHEVKGQAITAFVTLKEGVTSGDEIIKELKQVVVNQIGAIARPEELVLTNELPKTRSAKIMRRLLRDIAEGRDIGNTTTLADPSVVESLQAAFKR
- a CDS encoding pyruvate oxidase; its protein translation is MFRKKAGEAMMDLLIDWGVDHIYGMPGDSINSIFEPLRKVQDDIKFVQVRHEEAGALSAAAYAKLTGKLGVCTGIAGPGAIHLLNGLYDAKLDQVPVLAIAGQVETDLIGTDFFQEVNLDRLFDDVAVYNERVMSAEQLPTVLNQAIREAYSKKGVAVLTIPDDIPKMEVDSTARHTVSFKVESNPLPEEKDLEQAQELLTKAQKPVILAGKGSRDAKDTLLNFAETLGAPVVLSLPGKGIIPDEHPYCLGGLGLIGTKPAYQAMNEADTLVMVGTSFPFVEFLPADAHTIHIDVDPTEIGKRYPIDVGLAGDAERTLNWLNTNLERTSDRSFLEQCQQHMNAWWKEMDQQEADASVPIKPQRVIHALQQVVDEDAVLSTDVGNVTVWMARNFRMTHQKFVISGWLATLGCGLPGALAGKIAYPDKQVFAICGDGGFGMTMNDFVTAVKYQFPIIVVVFNNDKIAMIKYEQESMGNAEFGTNLNNPNFARFAEACGGIGFRVEQPEDLLPAFKSAVASNKPCIIDVVVDAEEAPMPAKITFSQAARYAQHMFKEFMAEGKIDLPPL
- a CDS encoding helix-turn-helix domain-containing protein, which codes for MPGLLLADRDHTERMGIRWFIQSNRIPFESIGEAGNIDDTLSYIESYQPDVVCLELEMIPSNRMTDIVLTIRQYVPTVICLTVEAVFERAVQSIELHTISLLVKPLSHEQLKLTLQRAAKSSISKIQEDKGTQPSSTHISYPSLFINQPLKQQEYSLILLRPEKTDHVSTLYQWLDQYPTPYPVTYFVLRKDVACVLRVPKQDETIILQQEGQRMIQRWSSEYPNRRLNLAIHPASVESASLHAMYLKTINLFKLSFFKGMQQLFWVNHEMDFVSIDPFLTPEEQRKWMTFLEEGDKQGVKNWLYQNFSDFQSPYPDPELIRVRFTSILAQFRRFMKTYHLDKQKEVERHYHDIFQTILTAPVMFSIIQEMILFVFVLMDGASKQKQDAATDVIERGLQYMEAHYHRRHLELRDVAEHVGMSPSYYSHLIVKKTGQSFRQILTNIRLKKACRLLTETTMTVREITDKVGYGDANYFSRVFKRNFGLSPRQFRQHEKSK
- a CDS encoding BCCT family transporter, with the translated sequence MNGKRVRWGVFLPMAILLIGTVLVGIIAPTSFYNLQTVIVNFAFNNFGWLFSLVVFVLIFICLFLGFSKFGNIRVGGDDAEPFIKKWEWFAISLTGGIGTGLLFWGTAEPLTHFMNPPQALGIDAGSEEAATFSMAAVMMQWTLAPYALYVICGISVAYTHYNLKLPYSVSSTLYPILGKRALGLTGTIVDNVCMFAIAGAMAAILGEGVLQISSGIGHYTSINDGPVLWAILILAITATYIISSYTGLQKGIKFLADNNAKIFIFLLIFVLIMGPTAFIFNIGTQGAGSYLSNMAKLHLWLSPMEGSSWSKDWPIFEWALWGANAPLIGMFLARLSYGRTLRQFVTFNLLLPGGFGALWFWAFGGSAMFFDWKSGGQLWNIISTEDGGLQLSLFAFLEKFPLSTIIGWVILVAIYLSFTTLADSLTTTMSSLTTTGNTIKNPEPPPRIKIFWGSVMGLMALLTVTSGTGGEISGIDAVKQMATLAGFPVLFLIIMQIFSTVKSILNHDKVDPPSKTTVNTYVKGQNTEVESSTTNL
- the hutH gene encoding histidine ammonia-lyase, encoding MTTDRRRITISGGDLSIEDLISIARFNVSLKLSNDIKEKIKQARSLIKKFVNEQRVIYGITTGIGDNSKIKIDREESKELQKNLLRSHACGVGEALDKEMTKSVMVMMIKNLSLGYSGVRLETVESLIKLVNHNVIPLVPREGSLGYLSYQAHISLVLIGEGEAYYQGELLEGETALKRAGLKPIDLYEKEGLSLINGTVDMTAIGAIAVYDAINLLKTADLVSMVSFEALRGTNDAYDARISCVKPHPGQKATMTNLNNLLNGSEIAEEFKGHRTQDALSIRSIPQVHGACKDAINYAKQVIEREMNSATDNPLVFDSESGGVAISSANCHGESMAMALDFLAISLTEIANISERRVFRLVSSQHSDLPPFLVENGGANSGYMIPQYVAASLVSDNKRYSNPSVVDSIPTAAGQEDHTSMGTSSSLKALKVIANTQRVIGIELMCGCQGIDYLRPLKSSPGIEITHNILRSYIPKLKKDRVMYSDIQKVETLIKTEEILKEVEDRVGQLIT
- the hutU gene encoding urocanate hydratase, producing the protein MSNVKETIRAPRGTELHTKGWIQEAAYRMLMNNLDPEVAEKPGDLVVYGGIGKAARNWESYHKIVETLEILENDETMLVQSGKPVAVFKSHTDAPRVLLANSNIVPAWANWETFRELEKKGLMMFGQMTAGSWIYIGSQGILQGTYETFAEAARQYTNGSLKGTLTVTAGLGGMGGAQPLAVTMNEGVVIAIECDKERIERRIDTKYCDVMTESLGEALRMAKQAMVDGEALSIGLLGNASEVLPEMVRRGEVPDFVTDQTSAHDPLNGYLPKGMTPEEGEVLRKSNPDDYLKQARTSIVDHVQAMLDLQKAGAVTFDYGNNIRQEAYNEGLGNAFDFPGFVPAFIRPQFCEGKGPFRWAALSGDPEDIRKIDEAILKAFADNKHLCKWIRMAQEKVAFQGLPSRICWLGYGERAKFGKIINDMVASGDISAPIVIGRDHLDCGSVASPNRETEGMKDGSDAVSDWPILNALINSVNGASWVSVHHGGGVGMGYSQHAGMVIVADGTEEAAKRLERVLTSDPGMGIARHVDAGYDLAEKTAKEKHVRIPMLDQ